The Chitinophagales bacterium genome window below encodes:
- the trxA gene encoding thioredoxin gives MALEFKDDSFKEDVLDNKGLTLVDFWAEWCGPCIALGPTVEALANDYEGKVKVGKLNVDHNPGVATDFGIRNIPTILLLKDGEVVERFVGVQPKKAFTEAIDKHL, from the coding sequence ATGGCATTAGAATTTAAAGATGATAGTTTTAAAGAAGACGTATTAGATAACAAAGGCTTAACCTTAGTTGATTTTTGGGCAGAGTGGTGTGGTCCTTGTATAGCTTTAGGCCCCACAGTGGAGGCTTTAGCTAACGATTATGAAGGCAAAGTAAAAGTGGGCAAATTAAATGTTGACCATAACCCGGGCGTAGCTACAGATTTTGGCATTAGAAACATTCCTACTATTTTATTATTAAAAGACGGAGAAGTGGTAGAACGTTTTGTGGGCGTGCAACCTAAAAAAGCTTTTACAGAAGCAATAGATAAACACTTATAA
- a CDS encoding DUF937 domain-containing protein codes for MAGILDLLNSPIGQSILQGVSQETNQSQDKTSSVLNMALPVLLSAMKKNASTPQGAESLLNALSDNRHNGDILSNLSGLFQGGVNQNVTSDGAGILKHILGAQENQVASALSQKSGVDAQSVTKILQIAAPILLGYLGQQKRQNNVSSQSGIESLIGGLIGGGQTTNQNDLLSTLLDRDGDGNIIDDVAGMLGGLFGKK; via the coding sequence ATGGCAGGAATATTAGACTTATTAAACTCTCCAATAGGACAATCAATACTTCAAGGCGTTAGCCAAGAAACTAATCAATCGCAAGATAAAACATCATCAGTGCTAAACATGGCTTTGCCGGTACTTTTAAGTGCTATGAAAAAAAATGCTTCTACTCCGCAAGGAGCGGAAAGCTTGCTTAACGCCCTTAGCGATAACAGACACAATGGCGATATATTAAGCAACTTAAGCGGTTTATTTCAAGGCGGTGTTAACCAAAATGTAACCAGCGATGGAGCAGGAATATTAAAACATATTTTAGGTGCTCAAGAAAATCAAGTAGCCAGTGCATTATCTCAAAAATCGGGTGTAGATGCTCAATCTGTTACTAAAATTTTACAAATAGCAGCTCCAATATTATTAGGTTATTTAGGTCAGCAAAAACGTCAAAACAATGTAAGCTCTCAAAGCGGCATAGAAAGTTTAATAGGCGGATTAATTGGTGGGGGTCAAACTACTAATCAAAACGACTTATTAAGCACTCTATTAGATAGAGATGGCGATGGCAATATTATAGATGATGTAGCCGGCATGTTAGGCGGTTTATTCGGAAAAAAATAA
- the nusA gene encoding transcription termination/antitermination protein NusA — protein sequence MNSIELIDSFAEFKDFKNIDRPTMMKVLEDVFKTLLRKKYGSADNFDIIVNTDKGDLEIWRTREIVDDGAVEDDLTQISITEAREVDEDYEVGEDCYEQVKIVDFGRRAVSAARQTLISRILELEKNEVYKKYKDRVGDIITAEVYQVWKKEILLVDDEGNELILPKSQQIRRDFFKKGETVKAVILKVELKNNNPFVILSRTDSAFLAKLLELEVPEIYDGLITIKKIVREPGEKAKVAVESYDDRIDPVGACVGMKGQRIHGIVRELRNENIDILNYTDNLRLMAQRALSPAKIESMEINEEKKSISVYLKPDQVSLAIGKRGMNIKLASRMVGYNIEVYRDTDEEEVDIDIEEFSDEIEPWIIDILKGIGCDTAKSVLALSKSEVARRTDLEDETVEEVFNILKAEFDDDEMEEDEDDMDEDEN from the coding sequence ATGAATAGTATTGAATTAATTGACTCGTTTGCCGAGTTTAAAGACTTTAAAAACATTGATCGTCCTACAATGATGAAAGTATTAGAGGACGTATTTAAAACCTTATTGCGTAAAAAATACGGTAGTGCCGATAATTTTGACATTATTGTAAATACCGATAAAGGCGATTTGGAAATTTGGCGAACCCGTGAAATAGTAGATGACGGAGCAGTAGAAGATGATTTAACTCAAATTTCTATTACCGAAGCAAGAGAAGTAGATGAAGACTACGAAGTAGGCGAAGACTGCTATGAGCAAGTAAAAATAGTAGATTTTGGTAGAAGAGCCGTTTCAGCTGCACGCCAAACGCTTATTTCAAGAATATTAGAACTTGAAAAAAACGAAGTTTACAAAAAATACAAAGACAGAGTTGGAGATATAATTACTGCGGAAGTTTATCAAGTTTGGAAAAAAGAAATACTATTAGTTGATGATGAAGGAAACGAATTAATACTACCAAAAAGTCAGCAAATAAGAAGAGATTTCTTTAAAAAAGGCGAAACCGTAAAAGCTGTTATTTTAAAAGTAGAATTAAAAAACAACAATCCTTTTGTTATACTTTCAAGAACAGATAGTGCTTTCTTAGCAAAACTATTAGAACTTGAAGTGCCGGAAATTTACGATGGTTTAATCACCATTAAAAAAATAGTACGTGAGCCGGGAGAAAAAGCAAAAGTAGCCGTAGAATCTTATGATGACAGAATAGACCCTGTAGGAGCATGTGTGGGAATGAAAGGGCAAAGAATACACGGAATAGTTAGAGAATTAAGAAATGAGAATATTGACATTTTAAACTATACCGACAATCTAAGATTAATGGCACAGCGAGCCTTATCGCCAGCCAAAATAGAAAGCATGGAAATAAACGAAGAGAAAAAATCTATTTCTGTTTATTTAAAGCCAGACCAAGTTTCTTTAGCCATAGGCAAAAGAGGAATGAACATAAAATTAGCCAGCAGAATGGTGGGCTACAACATAGAAGTATATAGAGATACAGACGAAGAAGAAGTAGATATAGATATAGAAGAATTTTCTGATGAAATAGAACCTTGGATAATAGACATATTAAAAGGCATAGGTTGCGATACCGCAAAAAGTGTTTTAGCCTTATCTAAAAGTGAAGTAGCCAGAAGAACAGATTTAGAAGATGAAACTGTAGAAGAAGTATTCAATATCTTAAAAGCAGAGTTTGATGACGATGAGATGGAAGAAGATGAGGACGATATGGATGAAGATGAAAACTAA
- the infB gene encoding translation initiation factor IF-2, translating into MSDFKPVRLIAAAKTLNVGTNTIVEFLEKKGFSVENKPTTKLDEQMYNHLLKEFGDAKMLKESADKVQLGNKNKNVKLELTEDGKTKKVEEEIIRAEKPTISGPKVVGNVDLDKKKKEVEEPKKEPETVAVEEKVGKPKTIAKEEVIRAKKPELEGPKVVGNIADVKAKQEAEHKAKVVAKKAQEEEERKAAKAKEEKEKEAENFIETKKVELKGTKVLGKIELKEETPNKEKRKRKRIKKNAKVNPGRKDNFKKKEKKQEETVVSEKEIEEKLKATMAKLQAATAGKSNRQKLRRQKRQNIQEAEEAKQEALSEQDKKLKVTEFITVSDIATMLGVKPTEIITKCFTLGVMVSINQRLDAEIIELIADEYGYEIEFISASDTEDFEEEEDAEEDLVSRAPVVTIMGHVDHGKTSLLDYIRKANVVDKEAGGITQHIGAYEVNTGKGSITFLDTPGHEAFTAMRARGAKLTDVAVIVIAADDSIMPQTKEAISHAQSAGVPMIFAINKIDKPGANPDNVKSQLAQMNLNVEEWGGTYQSQDLSAKKGTNVDELLEKILLQAEMLELTANPNKEAIGAVIEASLDKGRGYVATLLVEGGTLKIGDFVVAGSSSGKVKAMFNHLGEKVSSVGPAQPVQILGLDGAPAAGERFKVFKSEQDGKAMAAKRSQLEREHGVRTQKHITLDEIGRRLALGTFKELNIIIKGDVDGSIEALSDSLQKLSTDEIQVNILHKGVGAITESDIMLASASDAIVIGFQVRPTNQARILAENEGVEIRLYSVIYKAIEEITAAMEGMLEPTIEEQITGNLEVLETFKITKVGTVAGCIVRDGKIKRDSKVRVIRDGIVLYSGALESLKRFKDDVKDVVSGQDCGLNIKNYNNIEVGDIIEAYTEVEVQRKL; encoded by the coding sequence ATGTCAGATTTTAAACCAGTAAGATTAATAGCAGCAGCTAAAACCTTAAACGTAGGTACAAACACTATAGTAGAATTTCTTGAAAAGAAAGGCTTTAGTGTAGAAAACAAGCCTACCACTAAGCTTGATGAGCAAATGTATAACCATTTGCTTAAAGAGTTTGGCGATGCCAAAATGTTAAAAGAATCTGCTGACAAAGTACAGCTGGGCAATAAAAATAAAAACGTAAAGCTTGAGCTTACTGAAGACGGAAAAACTAAAAAAGTAGAGGAAGAAATTATCCGAGCTGAAAAGCCTACTATTTCGGGACCTAAAGTAGTAGGAAACGTAGATTTAGACAAAAAGAAAAAAGAAGTAGAAGAGCCTAAAAAAGAGCCGGAAACTGTAGCAGTAGAAGAAAAAGTGGGAAAACCGAAAACTATTGCTAAAGAGGAAGTAATAAGAGCTAAAAAACCCGAATTAGAAGGGCCAAAAGTAGTAGGAAATATTGCAGATGTAAAAGCTAAACAAGAAGCGGAACACAAAGCTAAAGTAGTAGCTAAAAAAGCACAAGAAGAAGAGGAAAGAAAGGCAGCCAAAGCAAAAGAAGAGAAAGAAAAAGAAGCCGAAAACTTTATAGAAACCAAAAAAGTAGAATTAAAAGGAACAAAAGTTTTAGGTAAAATAGAACTTAAAGAAGAAACGCCTAACAAAGAAAAACGCAAGCGTAAAAGAATAAAGAAAAACGCTAAAGTAAATCCGGGTAGAAAAGACAACTTTAAGAAAAAAGAGAAAAAACAAGAAGAAACCGTTGTAAGCGAAAAAGAAATAGAAGAAAAATTAAAAGCTACAATGGCAAAACTTCAAGCGGCTACCGCTGGAAAAAGCAATAGACAAAAGCTTAGAAGACAGAAACGTCAAAACATACAAGAAGCCGAAGAAGCTAAACAAGAAGCACTTAGCGAACAAGACAAAAAACTTAAAGTAACAGAGTTTATTACCGTTAGTGATATAGCCACCATGCTGGGTGTTAAACCTACCGAAATTATAACTAAGTGTTTTACCTTAGGTGTGATGGTTTCTATAAACCAAAGGTTAGATGCAGAAATTATAGAATTAATAGCAGACGAATATGGTTATGAAATAGAATTTATATCTGCTTCAGATACCGAAGATTTTGAAGAAGAAGAAGATGCAGAGGAAGATTTAGTTTCAAGAGCACCTGTTGTTACTATCATGGGGCACGTTGACCATGGTAAAACATCATTATTAGACTACATACGTAAAGCCAATGTAGTAGATAAAGAAGCAGGAGGAATAACCCAGCACATTGGTGCTTATGAGGTAAATACAGGCAAAGGAAGTATAACTTTTTTAGATACTCCGGGACACGAAGCCTTTACCGCCATGCGTGCCAGAGGTGCTAAACTTACAGACGTAGCCGTAATAGTAATAGCCGCAGACGATAGTATAATGCCTCAAACTAAAGAAGCTATAAGCCATGCCCAATCGGCAGGCGTACCTATGATTTTTGCTATAAACAAAATAGATAAACCCGGTGCTAATCCGGATAATGTAAAATCTCAATTAGCACAAATGAACTTAAACGTAGAAGAATGGGGTGGAACATATCAATCGCAAGATTTATCGGCTAAAAAAGGTACTAATGTAGATGAACTGCTTGAAAAAATATTATTACAAGCTGAAATGTTAGAACTAACAGCTAACCCAAACAAAGAAGCTATTGGAGCCGTAATAGAAGCTTCGTTAGACAAAGGAAGAGGTTATGTGGCAACACTTTTAGTAGAAGGTGGAACATTAAAAATTGGAGATTTTGTAGTAGCAGGCTCAAGTTCCGGAAAAGTAAAAGCTATGTTTAACCATTTAGGCGAAAAAGTAAGCTCAGTAGGTCCGGCTCAACCGGTACAAATTTTAGGTTTAGATGGAGCTCCGGCAGCAGGAGAACGCTTTAAAGTATTCAAATCTGAACAAGATGGAAAAGCCATGGCAGCAAAACGTAGCCAGTTAGAAAGAGAGCATGGTGTAAGAACTCAAAAACACATTACTTTAGATGAAATAGGCAGACGTTTAGCTTTAGGAACATTTAAAGAACTTAACATCATTATAAAAGGAGATGTGGACGGTTCTATTGAAGCACTTTCCGATTCATTACAAAAATTATCTACCGATGAAATTCAAGTAAACATACTGCACAAAGGTGTAGGTGCTATTACGGAATCGGATATTATGTTAGCTTCTGCTTCAGATGCCATAGTTATAGGTTTCCAAGTGCGACCTACAAACCAAGCACGTATTTTAGCAGAAAATGAAGGCGTAGAAATAAGATTATACTCTGTAATATACAAAGCCATAGAAGAAATAACAGCAGCTATGGAAGGTATGTTAGAGCCAACTATAGAAGAGCAAATAACCGGAAACTTAGAAGTGTTAGAAACTTTTAAAATAACCAAAGTAGGTACTGTGGCAGGTTGTATAGTTAGAGATGGAAAAATTAAACGCGATTCTAAAGTGCGTGTTATTAGAGACGGAATTGTTCTATATTCTGGAGCATTAGAATCTTTAAAACGATTTAAAGACGATGTAAAAGATGTAGTATCTGGACAAGATTGTGGATTAAACATTAAAAACTACAATAATATAGAGGTGGGCGATATTATAGAAGCTTATACAGAAGTAGAAGTTCAAAGAAAACTGTAA
- a CDS encoding isoprenyl transferase, giving the protein MSLKPQIDLQNLPKHIAIIMDGNGRWAKEQGKKRVFGHKNGVKAVREVSEACAELGVENLTLYAFSVENWNRPKLEITALMELLVRTIGSETKTLMENSIRLTTIGDLSSLPQRVQKQLQQVKDTTKNNSRLNLCLALSYGGRQEIVDACKKIVNQVKNSEIKVDDITESTINEHLYAPNTPNPELLIRTSGEHRLSNFLLWQCAYTEFYFTKQYWPDFNKESLYQAIVSYQQRERRFGKISEQLKSDI; this is encoded by the coding sequence ATGAGCTTAAAACCCCAAATAGACCTACAAAACCTGCCAAAGCACATAGCCATTATAATGGATGGTAATGGGCGTTGGGCTAAAGAACAAGGCAAAAAAAGGGTTTTTGGTCATAAAAATGGCGTTAAAGCAGTAAGAGAAGTAAGTGAAGCTTGTGCAGAATTAGGCGTAGAAAATTTAACACTTTATGCTTTTTCTGTAGAAAATTGGAACAGACCTAAGTTAGAAATTACCGCCTTAATGGAGCTTTTGGTTAGAACCATAGGTTCAGAAACCAAAACTTTAATGGAAAACAGCATTAGACTTACCACTATTGGCGATTTAAGTTCACTTCCGCAAAGAGTACAAAAACAATTACAGCAAGTAAAAGACACTACAAAAAATAACTCACGATTAAATTTATGCTTAGCATTAAGCTATGGAGGCAGGCAAGAAATAGTAGATGCATGCAAAAAAATTGTTAATCAGGTTAAAAATAGTGAAATTAAAGTAGATGACATTACAGAATCAACTATAAATGAGCATCTTTACGCACCAAATACGCCAAATCCTGAATTGTTAATAAGAACAAGTGGAGAACATAGGCTTAGTAATTTTTTACTTTGGCAGTGTGCTTATACAGAATTTTATTTTACAAAACAGTATTGGCCCGATTTTAATAAAGAATCGCTATACCAAGCCATTGTTTCTTATCAGCAAAGAGAAAGACGCTTTGGTAAAATTAGCGAACAGTTAAAATCAGATATATAA
- the bamA gene encoding outer membrane protein assembly factor BamA — protein MRQLKLILIFAWCIVSTTHLFAQDLDYTNPKQYEIGGINVIGTEHLDKKVLISLSGLSVGDMITVPGQEISSAVKNLWNQRLFTDVSISIDKTLGNVIFLNIDLVELPRLSKYSIAGVKKGEIEELRKKINLRSGSIFTESDKLKTENTIKSFYIDKGFYNTNVNIVESEDNVLENSIKVDITIDKGRKVKIDHIDILGNKSFSERKLEKQMKDTREKVKFELAELLNIRKNKKSEEDLKFFKTLSNLSVTKAIDYGDDFVNLNIFKTSKFKLEDYEADKKKLIAFYKNKGFRDAKITYDEVTFDEEGEANIKLLIKEGNLYYFRDIDFTGNSKYSDSLLIKILNIEKGTVYSQALLDEKLFMSQDGGDISSLYMDDGYLFFNATPIEKRIVNDSVDLEIKIYEGPQAIINEVRIYGNTKTNEKVIRRELYVLPGDKFSRTNLIRSQRQIANLGYFDPEQMQVLPIPNPENGTVDIEFHVVEKPSDQLELSLGWGGKGAGLLGTLGVQFTNFSLKNIVDKKAWSPLPAGDGQNLTIRAQLNGKQFQSYNFSFTEPWLGGKKPNSFTISFFRQRYNLLSSLNNFTGDILGKSITTGASVGIGTRLKWPDDYFTIRSSINVSHYKLDNFNLYSDFPFTSGNATDLNFSLNLARNSIDNPLYPRHGSTINFTVDATLPYSKLFKGRKAIDYTTAEADVKYKLIEYHKWRFDVAWYTPIVGNLVFHTSAKLGFLGKYNKDIGVTPFERYQLGGQGFNSFTILGTDIIGLRGYDVITPSGGSPIMNKYTMELRYPISLNPSATIYALGFFEAGNYWNSLKEYKPYELKRSFGVGVRAYLPMFGLLGFDYGIGFDDRDNNALTGKNMFSKYGQFRIILGFEPE, from the coding sequence ATGAGGCAACTAAAACTAATTTTAATCTTTGCTTGGTGTATAGTATCTACTACACACCTTTTTGCACAAGACCTAGATTATACCAACCCTAAACAGTATGAAATAGGCGGTATAAACGTAATAGGTACGGAGCATTTAGATAAAAAAGTTTTGATTTCATTATCTGGGCTTAGCGTAGGCGATATGATTACCGTTCCCGGGCAAGAAATTTCTTCAGCCGTTAAAAACTTATGGAATCAACGCCTTTTTACAGATGTTTCTATAAGTATAGATAAAACTTTGGGAAACGTTATTTTCTTAAATATTGATTTAGTAGAGCTTCCTCGCTTATCAAAATACTCAATAGCAGGAGTGAAAAAAGGAGAAATAGAAGAACTCCGCAAAAAAATAAACCTACGTTCAGGTAGTATTTTTACAGAAAGCGATAAGCTAAAAACAGAAAACACTATAAAATCATTTTATATAGATAAAGGCTTTTATAATACCAATGTAAACATTGTTGAATCGGAGGATAATGTACTTGAAAACAGCATAAAAGTAGATATAACCATAGATAAAGGGCGAAAAGTAAAAATAGACCACATTGATATATTGGGTAATAAATCTTTTTCAGAACGCAAGCTGGAAAAGCAAATGAAAGACACCCGAGAGAAAGTGAAATTTGAATTGGCAGAATTGCTAAACATAAGAAAAAACAAAAAAAGTGAAGAAGATTTAAAGTTCTTTAAAACACTTTCAAACCTATCGGTAACAAAAGCCATAGACTACGGAGATGACTTTGTAAACCTTAACATATTTAAAACCTCAAAATTTAAACTTGAGGATTATGAAGCAGATAAAAAGAAACTAATTGCATTTTATAAAAATAAAGGTTTTAGAGATGCCAAAATTACTTATGATGAGGTAACTTTTGACGAAGAGGGAGAAGCCAATATTAAGCTACTTATAAAAGAAGGTAATCTTTATTATTTTAGAGATATAGATTTTACGGGCAATTCAAAATACTCTGATTCATTACTTATAAAAATTCTAAACATAGAAAAAGGAACGGTTTATAGCCAAGCTTTGTTAGACGAAAAACTATTTATGAGCCAAGATGGTGGCGATATTAGCTCACTATATATGGATGATGGATATTTGTTTTTTAATGCTACACCTATTGAGAAACGAATAGTAAACGATTCTGTAGATTTAGAAATTAAAATATACGAAGGACCACAAGCTATTATTAATGAAGTTAGAATATACGGCAATACAAAAACCAACGAAAAAGTAATACGTAGAGAGTTGTATGTACTTCCTGGCGATAAATTTTCAAGAACTAACTTAATACGTTCGCAAAGACAAATAGCTAATTTAGGTTATTTTGACCCGGAGCAAATGCAAGTGCTTCCTATTCCTAATCCAGAAAATGGAACGGTAGATATAGAATTTCATGTGGTAGAAAAACCTTCCGATCAGCTTGAACTATCCTTAGGTTGGGGAGGAAAAGGAGCAGGACTTTTAGGGACTTTAGGCGTGCAGTTTACTAATTTCTCTTTAAAAAATATAGTAGATAAAAAAGCATGGTCGCCATTACCTGCCGGAGATGGTCAAAATTTAACCATACGTGCCCAGTTAAACGGAAAACAATTCCAATCGTATAACTTTTCTTTTACTGAACCTTGGTTGGGAGGCAAAAAACCAAATTCATTTACTATAAGTTTTTTCCGTCAGCGATATAATTTATTAAGTAGTTTAAACAATTTTACGGGAGATATTTTAGGAAAGTCTATAACCACGGGAGCAAGCGTAGGAATAGGAACAAGATTAAAGTGGCCAGATGATTATTTTACTATAAGAAGTTCAATAAACGTAAGTCATTATAAATTAGATAATTTTAATTTGTACTCAGATTTCCCTTTTACTTCGGGAAATGCAACAGACTTAAATTTCTCATTAAATTTAGCCAGAAACTCCATAGACAATCCACTTTATCCAAGACATGGATCTACAATAAACTTTACTGTAGATGCTACCTTGCCATACAGTAAATTATTTAAAGGAAGAAAAGCTATAGACTATACAACTGCCGAAGCCGATGTAAAATATAAGCTTATAGAATATCACAAATGGCGTTTTGATGTGGCATGGTACACACCAATAGTTGGCAATTTAGTGTTCCATACTTCTGCTAAATTGGGCTTTTTAGGAAAATATAACAAAGATATAGGTGTTACCCCTTTTGAGCGATACCAATTAGGAGGACAAGGCTTTAATAGTTTCACTATTTTAGGTACAGATATTATAGGTTTAAGAGGTTATGATGTTATAACTCCAAGTGGTGGATCACCTATTATGAACAAATACACTATGGAACTTCGCTACCCTATTAGCTTAAACCCAAGTGCCACTATTTATGCCTTAGGATTTTTTGAAGCAGGAAACTATTGGAACAGCTTAAAAGAATATAAACCGTATGAGTTAAAACGTTCATTTGGTGTTGGTGTTAGAGCTTATTTACCTATGTTTGGCTTACTTGGTTTTGATTATGGCATAGGCTTTGATGATAGAGATAATAATGCCCTTACAGGAAAGAATATGTTTTCTAAATATGGGCAGTTTAGAATAATATTAGGTTTTGAACCCGAATAA
- a CDS encoding OmpH family outer membrane protein, producing the protein MKKLILITVLFVSTLTMANAQRFCIVDMEYILSNLKEYTQAQEQIDQLAEQWKTEIDGKFKEVENAYAKFQAEQVIMSEQMKAKKIEEIENLERAAKKLQSDRFGPQGDLFKKRQELIKPVQDKVYEKIELYAKDKSYEAIFDKSSAGISVLFTGDRIDKSDEILGMIKK; encoded by the coding sequence ATGAAAAAGTTAATTTTAATAACCGTTTTGTTTGTATCTACACTAACAATGGCAAATGCACAGCGTTTTTGCATAGTAGATATGGAATACATTTTAAGTAATTTAAAAGAATATACGCAAGCTCAAGAGCAAATAGACCAACTGGCAGAGCAGTGGAAAACCGAAATAGACGGCAAGTTTAAAGAGGTAGAAAATGCTTATGCTAAGTTTCAGGCAGAGCAAGTAATTATGTCTGAGCAAATGAAAGCTAAAAAAATAGAAGAAATAGAAAACTTAGAAAGAGCCGCTAAAAAATTGCAAAGCGATAGATTTGGTCCACAAGGAGATTTGTTTAAAAAACGTCAAGAACTAATTAAGCCGGTTCAAGATAAAGTTTATGAAAAAATAGAATTATATGCTAAAGATAAAAGCTATGAAGCTATTTTTGACAAGTCATCGGCAGGAATAAGCGTGCTTTTTACAGGCGATAGAATAGATAAAAGTGATGAAATTTTAGGAATGATTAAAAAATAG
- a CDS encoding OmpH family outer membrane protein yields the protein MNKIIKITSVVVFTLISAVSFAQQKFGHVDTESLFYAMPEVKSVQSKLQAKSKEYENQLQTLYTQYETQANDISENGKTWMPAVLEQKYKDAYALEERIMNLEKKAQEDLANMEAELLKPVEQKAYTAIQEVAKANGYDYVIDSSLGVFLVLPEGDDLTNMVKSKLGIY from the coding sequence ATGAATAAAATAATTAAAATAACAAGTGTAGTAGTATTTACATTAATTTCAGCAGTTAGCTTTGCACAGCAAAAATTTGGGCATGTAGATACAGAATCATTATTCTATGCTATGCCGGAAGTAAAAAGTGTACAGTCAAAACTGCAAGCAAAAAGCAAAGAGTATGAAAATCAATTGCAAACTTTATACACACAGTATGAAACGCAAGCAAATGATATATCTGAAAACGGTAAAACATGGATGCCTGCCGTATTAGAGCAAAAATATAAAGATGCTTATGCTTTAGAAGAAAGAATAATGAATTTAGAGAAAAAAGCTCAAGAAGATTTAGCTAACATGGAAGCAGAATTACTTAAACCCGTAGAGCAAAAAGCATACACAGCTATTCAAGAAGTAGCAAAAGCTAATGGGTATGATTATGTTATAGATTCTTCATTAGGTGTATTTTTAGTATTGCCGGAAGGGGATGATTTAACTAATATGGTAAAATCTAAATTAGGAATATACTAA